From Kitasatospora sp. MAP12-44:
CAGTCGTGTTCGTCGTCAGTCGTGTTCGTCCTCCTGGGCCGTCAGTCGTCCTCGGGGCGGTGCGACCAGAGCGCCGAGCCCAGCGCGAGGGTCGCCAGGCCCACGCCCAGGACGGCCGGCAGCCGGGCCCAGGACGAGGTGCCGGTCGGCAGGACGGCGGCCAGCAGCACCGCGGTGGCCGCGCCGTACGCGGCGAGCGCGGGCAGCGGGCCGGTCGGCCGGCGGCCGTGCGTCCGGGCGTCGACGTAGAGCAGATAGCCGAGCAGCAGCGCGGTGAAGGCGCCCGCGAGCCAGGCCGACGGCGCGTTCAGTGCGGCGAGCAGCACCGCGCCGACCGCCAGCAGGGTGTTGCGGTGCCGGGCGATCCGGGGGAGCAGCCGGGCCGAGCGACGCACCGGACGCCCGGTGACCGGCGGACCGGCCCACCATCCGAACGGAGCGACGACGAGCGCCAGCACCGCGTGCCCGACCGTCCACCCGGCCGGCCCGCCGGGCGCGCAGGCGGCCACGGCCAGCACCAGGCCCAGGCACCGGGGCAGCAGGTTGCGGCCGGCGGTTGTTGCTTCGCTGGTCACGTCAGCTCCTTCGCTCATCGCGCCCGTCCCTTCGCTCATCGCGCCCACCCCTTCGCTCATCGCGCCCGCCCCTGGATCCGGCTGCGCAGCAGCGGGGCGAGCGTCAGGTCGAGCGACTCGCCGGCGGTGTGGGTGACCACCGGGATGCCGCGGTTCTGCAGGGCGAAGCGCATCGCCCGCCGGTCCGCCTGCCACAGGCGCAGCGCGGTGGCGCCGATCCGGTCGTCCGGTTCGACGTGCGGGTCGCCGGTCGGGATCTCCACCACGACCAGCGGGTTGCCGCGGTCGGCCAGGTCGCGCAGCACGTCCAGGATCCGCTGGTCGGCCAGCGGCGTGAACGCGTAGACCAGCGCACCGGCCGGCAGGGCCGGCGGCGGCAGTCGGTGCAGGTCGGGGTTGCGGTAGCCGAGATCCTTGCGGACCTCCAGCACGCTCTCCACCAGCCGGTAGAAGTGCCGGTCGCCCGTGCCGGGCCGCAGCCAGCGCACGGCACCGCCGACCGACACCAGCCCGACCCGGTCGTGCTTGCGCAGATAGGCGCGGGTCAACCCGGTGGCGGCGCGCAGCGTCTCGTCCAGGCTGGAGCGGCCACTGGCCGGGTCGCGCAGGTCGGTCAGCGCGTCCAGCAGGATCACCGCGTCGGAGGTGCGCTCGGCGGCGAACTGGTTGATCTGGATGGACCCGCGCCGGGTGGTCGAGGGCCAGTGGATGCGCCGCTGGCGCTCGCCCCAGACGTGCGGACGCACCCCCACCACCTCCACCCCCTCGCCGCTCTGCCGGGTGGTGTGCTCGCCGAGCCGCTCCGGCAGCCGGACCGGGATCGGGGTCAGCCGACCCGCCGACGGGACGGGGTAGACGTCCACCGTGCCGAGCTCCGCCCGTACGGTACGCCGGGCCAGCCCGCCGGTGTCGTAGAGGTCGACGTCCACCGTGCCGAGCGACCAGCGGCCCCAACTACCGGCGGTCAGCCGCAGGATGACCACCGAGCCGACCACCTCCAGCTCGGTCAGCCGCATTCCGGGCCCGAGCGTGATGGCCGGGTCGATCAGGCCGGCCTCGCCGTCGTGGTCGAGCGTGATCCGCGCCTCGACGGTGTCGCCCTCGAAGCAGCGCCGCGGCTCGGCGGTCACCGCGGCCCCGAGCCGGACCGGACGCCGGCTGCGGGGCGCGGCCAGCGCCAGCAGTACGGCCGGCCCGGCGGCCACCGCGAGCAGCCAGGGCCGTCCGGTGACCAGCGCGGCCGCGGCCGCGGCGGCGGCCACCGTGGCCAGCCGCAGCGCCCGTTCGCCCAGCCGCCAGCGGTCCGTCGGCGGCGGCGGTGGCTCGCTCGGCGCGTCGGGGTCGGCGCTGTTGAGTGCCCGGGCCAGCACCCGCGGATCGGTGGTCACGACTGCGGAGCCCGGTCCTGCACCGGCTGGGGGCGGGGCACGGTCTGCG
This genomic window contains:
- a CDS encoding DUF58 domain-containing protein; the encoded protein is MTTDPRVLARALNSADPDAPSEPPPPPTDRWRLGERALRLATVAAAAAAAALVTGRPWLLAVAAGPAVLLALAAPRSRRPVRLGAAVTAEPRRCFEGDTVEARITLDHDGEAGLIDPAITLGPGMRLTELEVVGSVVILRLTAGSWGRWSLGTVDVDLYDTGGLARRTVRAELGTVDVYPVPSAGRLTPIPVRLPERLGEHTTRQSGEGVEVVGVRPHVWGERQRRIHWPSTTRRGSIQINQFAAERTSDAVILLDALTDLRDPASGRSSLDETLRAATGLTRAYLRKHDRVGLVSVGGAVRWLRPGTGDRHFYRLVESVLEVRKDLGYRNPDLHRLPPPALPAGALVYAFTPLADQRILDVLRDLADRGNPLVVVEIPTGDPHVEPDDRIGATALRLWQADRRAMRFALQNRGIPVVTHTAGESLDLTLAPLLRSRIQGRAR